TGAAGGCGCCGTAGGTGGTCATGTTGCGGACCTTGCCGCGGACGCGAGCGCCCACCGGATAGTTGTGGCGGACCATGTCCCACGGGTTGGGCTCGAGTTGGCGGAGGCCGAGCGAGATCTTCTGCTCTTCCTTCTGGATGCCGAGGACGACCGCGTCGAGCTCCTGGCCGACCTTGAGCAGTTCGGAGGGCTTGGTGATGCGCTTGGTCCAGGACATCTCGGTGATGTGGACGAGGCCTTCGACGCCCGGCTCGAGTTCGATGAACGCGCCGTAGGGGACGAGGTTGACGACCTTGCCGCGGACCTTCGCGCCGACCGGGAACTTGTGGTCGATGTTGTCCCACGGGTTGTTCTTGGTCTGCTTGAGGCCGAGGGAAACGCGCTCTTTCTCGCGGTTGATGTCGATGACCATGACCTCGATCTCCTCGCCCTGCTTGAGCATTTCGGAGGGATGGCCGATGCGGCCCCAGGACATGTCGGTGATGTGGAGCAGGCCGTCCATGCCGTCGAGGTCGATGAACGCGCCGAAGTCGGTGATGTTCTTGACGACGCCCTTGCGGACCTGGCCGGGTTGGAGCTTCTCGAGGAGCTCGCGGCGCTTGTTGTGGCGCTGCTCTTCGATAAGCTCGCGACGGGAGAGAACGATGTTCTTCCGCTCGTGGTTAATCTTGAGGACCTTGAAGTCGTAGGTCTGGCCGAGATACTGATCGAGGTTCTTCGGCGGCTGGATGTCGATGTGCGAGGCCGGGAGGAAGGAGTCCACGCCGATGGAGACGAGGAGGCCGCCCTTGACCTTGCCCTTCACGCGGCCCGAGACGATGGAGCCTTCGTTGCAACGCGTGAGGATGTTTTCCCAATTCTTCTTCTGCTGAGCCTTTTCGTAGGAGAGGACGGGATTGCCTTCCTTGTCCTCGAGCTTTTCGAGGAGGACTTCGATCGCGGAGCCGACTTGCAGCTCGCCGAGGTCGAAGAATTCATTGGCCGGGATGGCGCCTTCGGCTTTGCCGCCGATATCGACGATAACTTCGTTGGCGCGGATTTCGGTGATCGTGCCCGGGACCATCGTGCCTTCCTTCAACTTGTCGAAGGAGGATTGCTCGAGCAGCTGTTCCATTAACGAACTCATTTGACTGTGTGCCGAAGACGCACGTCGCACTCCGACGCCGCACGCCTTCCAAGCGGTGGACCCTTGCGGATCCGTGGGTTGATTGTTTCTGGCTAAGGCCGGTGGGAGTGCCGCGGCAGCACCGGCTGTGACGAAGAACGCCGCGAAAGGGGACGAAAGTCCCGAAAGCTCCCCCGCCCCGCAAGCGGAAAAATCTAGTTTTTCCGGCCGGCCGGCGCAGCCTTCTGCTCGGCCAAAACCTGCTGCAAGACAGCGAAATACGTCTCGTAGAAGCCATGCTCGCGCAGCGCGCGTTCGGTCGGTCCGCCGAGCCCCTGGGCCTCGACCTGCTCGGTCAGGCGCATGCTGACCTCGGATTGCGCGGGGCCGACGTCAGCGATCGTCACCTGCGCCACGAGCTGCCGCGAGTCGGCGAACGCCACGCTCGTGTTGATCCGGCTCGCGGCTTCGACGCGAAGGTCAGTGATCGACGAGCGCGTGAGATTGAAGTCGAGCCGCTTGAACGCCGCCTGCACCGCCGCGTAGACCGCGCGCGCCTCGCCGTCGACGACCTGCGTCTTCGGCGGCACCTCGGCAAAGCGGTCGCGCACGCGTGATTCGAGCGACTCGCAACCGGCGAGCAGACCGAGGAACGCGACGAGAACGAGAGCGAGCGGAGTTTTCATGGAGTCGATTGGGACAAGTTCGTCGCGCCGTGGTGCCGCGCGCTCAGGCTACGGCGACCGGTTTTCCCGTGACAGGCTTGTCTGCGGTCGCCTTGGCGGCGGCGGGCTGCTGCTGCGACAGGCAGTGCAGCGTGCCGAGCCCCCAAATGATGTGGTAACAGTCGACGCCGATCGTCTGGCGACCCGGGAAACAGCTCGCGATGATCTCCAGTGCCTGCGCGTCGCGCACGCTCTGCCGGAACGTCGGGACGAGCACCGCACCGTTGATGATGAGAAAATTCGCGTAGCTCGCCGGCACGCGTCGGCGCTGGAACGCGAAGGGCTTCGGCATCGGCAGCTCGACGATCGAGAACTTGCCGCCCGCCGGCGTGCGGAACGATTTCAGCCGCTCGAGATTCTCGGCGAGGATCGGGTGGTTCTTGTCGCGGTCGTTCGGCTCGACGCAGGTGATGAAGCCGTCGGACTTGTAGAAACGCGTGATGTCGTCGATGTGTCCATCGGTGTCGTCGCCGATGATGCCGTCGCCGACCCAAAGGATCTGCTTCACGCCGAGAAAATCCTTCAGGTTCTTCTCGATCTGCGTGCGCGAGAGGTGCGGGTTGCGGTTCTTGTTCAGGAGGCACTGCTCGCTCGTGAGCAACAGACCTTCGCCGTTCACATCGATCGAACCGCCTTCGAGCACCATCTCATTTTCGAAGCGCCGCAACCCGAGCTTGGCGCCGATGCTCGACGGGATCTGGTTGTCGAGATCGTAGGGCGGGTATTTGCCGCCCCACGCGTTGTAGGTCCAATCGGTGAGCGCGACCTCGCCGGTCGCATCGTTCTTCACGAAAATCGGACCGTGATCGCGGCACCATGCGTCATTCGTCGGGTGATCGTAGAACGTGACGCGCGAGAGATCGGCGCCGGCCTTCTCGCAGAAACGTCGCGCGCGCTTGTGCAGGTGTGCGGCGGCGTTGATGCGCACCTCCTCGAAACGGCTGATCTGCGTGACGAATCGCGCGAAGGCATACGGCACCGGGCGAAACTGGCGCGGCCAGGAATCGTAGTTGTGCGGCCACGAAAGCCAGATGGCGTCCTGCGGCTCCCACTCCGCCGGCATGCGAAAGCCGAGCGAAGCCGGCGTTTCGATCTTCGGTTTTGGATCTGTTTTCTTGGATTTCTTGGCGGGCATCGGGCGAGGGCGCGGCAAAATCCGCGCGCGTTCGTCAGGGGCGGAAGGGTTCGGTTGGCGACGGCGTTCCTTAGTCGCGGAAACGCTTCGTGAGATCGCCGTAGGCGTCGATGCGGCGGTCGCGCAGGAACGGCCAGTGGGTGCGCGTAACGTCGACCTTTTCGAGATCGATTTCCTGAAGGATGATTTCCTCCTTATCGACGCTGGCCTTCTGGAGGATTTGGCCGCTGGTGCCGGCGATAAAGCTCTGGCCCCAGAATTCGATGCCGTCGCCGCCCTCGGGCGTCTCGGTGCCGATGCGGTTCACCGCGGCGACGTAGCAACCGTTCGCGACTGCATGGGCGCGCTGGATCGTCTCCCATGCGCCGTGCTGGTTCGCACCGTATTCGGCCTTTTCCTTCGGATGCCAGCCAATCGCCGTCGGGTAGAAAAGAATCTCCGCGCCGGCCATCGCCGTGAGGCGCGCGCCCTCGGGATACCATTGGTCCCAGCAAATCAGCACGCCGATCTTGCCGTATTTCGTCTGCCACGCCTTGAAGCCGGTGTCGCCCGGCGTGAAATAGAATTTCTCGTAGTAGAGTGGGTCGTCCGGGATGTGCATCTTGCGATAGATGCCAAGGAGCGAGCCGTCCGCGTCGATGATCACCGCGGTGTTGTGGTAGAGACCGCTCGCACGCTTCTCGAAGAGCGACGCGACAATCACGACTTT
This window of the Candidatus Didemnitutus sp. genome carries:
- the rpsA gene encoding 30S ribosomal protein S1, which codes for MEQLLEQSSFDKLKEGTMVPGTITEIRANEVIVDIGGKAEGAIPANEFFDLGELQVGSAIEVLLEKLEDKEGNPVLSYEKAQQKKNWENILTRCNEGSIVSGRVKGKVKGGLLVSIGVDSFLPASHIDIQPPKNLDQYLGQTYDFKVLKINHERKNIVLSRRELIEEQRHNKRRELLEKLQPGQVRKGVVKNITDFGAFIDLDGMDGLLHITDMSWGRIGHPSEMLKQGEEIEVMVIDINREKERVSLGLKQTKNNPWDNIDHKFPVGAKVRGKVVNLVPYGAFIELEPGVEGLVHITEMSWTKRITKPSELLKVGQELDAVVLGIQKEEQKISLGLRQLEPNPWDMVRHNYPVGARVRGKVRNMTTYGAFIELEEGIDGMVHVSDMSWTRKVNHPSEVLKKGDEVDAIVLDVDPNQQRISLGMKQLMTDPWTDIDAHFRIGDVVQGTISKIANFGAFVELKDGIDGMVHISQIKEERVEKVKDELKPGQQVTARVVKIDREGRRIGLSIKAANYSAEQLAQETASYEQFTKQSSGSDLTNLGDIFDEAAKKE
- a CDS encoding agmatine deiminase family protein; translated protein: MPAEWEPQDAIWLSWPHNYDSWPRQFRPVPYAFARFVTQISRFEEVRINAAAHLHKRARRFCEKAGADLSRVTFYDHPTNDAWCRDHGPIFVKNDATGEVALTDWTYNAWGGKYPPYDLDNQIPSSIGAKLGLRRFENEMVLEGGSIDVNGEGLLLTSEQCLLNKNRNPHLSRTQIEKNLKDFLGVKQILWVGDGIIGDDTDGHIDDITRFYKSDGFITCVEPNDRDKNHPILAENLERLKSFRTPAGGKFSIVELPMPKPFAFQRRRVPASYANFLIINGAVLVPTFRQSVRDAQALEIIASCFPGRQTIGVDCYHIIWGLGTLHCLSQQQPAAAKATADKPVTGKPVAVA
- a CDS encoding carbon-nitrogen hydrolase, whose translation is MKVTLGLLQHACSVHPAENLKKTLALAEQAAKKGAKIICTQELFRSQYFCQAENHDYFKLAEPIPGPSTAAFQKIAKKHKVVIVASLFEKRASGLYHNTAVIIDADGSLLGIYRKMHIPDDPLYYEKFYFTPGDTGFKAWQTKYGKIGVLICWDQWYPEGARLTAMAGAEILFYPTAIGWHPKEKAEYGANQHGAWETIQRAHAVANGCYVAAVNRIGTETPEGGDGIEFWGQSFIAGTSGQILQKASVDKEEIILQEIDLEKVDVTRTHWPFLRDRRIDAYGDLTKRFRD